In one window of Armatimonadota bacterium DNA:
- a CDS encoding DUF4382 domain-containing protein: MGSRIPLIALGVLLAAAAVLGAGGCGSSSGTVSTGTGQIAILLTDQAGEFEQVLVTVAEVRVHRDGGGWVTVADKAAIDAFITQPVDLLSLRDVEKLIGVASLPAGRYTQLRLVLLPQAEVVLPGGAHQPLKIPSGPQTGLKALNFTVPDGEVVYLLIDIETDRITHTDGGANEYILPPTAISVTVFNGPFGMLRGAVSPPDSEAAVTAYWAGTNVPVAQMTINPDGTYAIPDLLDGWYYLLVSAVGYEPFDSRPALYEVVPSGITDVPLITLTPLPPPTP, translated from the coding sequence ATGGGAAGTCGTATTCCACTCATTGCCCTAGGTGTGCTGCTGGCTGCGGCGGCGGTACTGGGCGCTGGCGGCTGCGGCAGCAGTTCCGGCACGGTTAGCACCGGCACCGGCCAGATCGCGATTCTGCTCACCGATCAGGCCGGCGAGTTCGAGCAGGTGCTGGTGACGGTGGCCGAGGTGCGGGTGCATCGCGACGGCGGCGGCTGGGTGACGGTCGCGGACAAGGCGGCCATTGACGCGTTCATCACCCAACCGGTTGACCTGCTGTCGCTGCGGGACGTGGAGAAGCTGATCGGCGTCGCCTCACTTCCCGCCGGGCGCTACACGCAGTTGCGGCTGGTGCTGCTGCCCCAGGCGGAGGTGGTGCTCCCAGGCGGGGCGCACCAACCGTTGAAGATCCCCAGCGGCCCGCAGACCGGTCTGAAGGCGCTGAACTTCACCGTGCCCGATGGCGAAGTGGTCTATCTGCTCATTGATATCGAGACCGATCGCATCACGCACACGGACGGCGGCGCGAACGAATACATACTGCCGCCGACCGCCATCTCGGTGACCGTGTTCAACGGCCCGTTCGGCATGCTGCGGGGCGCCGTGAGCCCGCCGGACAGCGAGGCGGCGGTCACGGCGTACTGGGCCGGGACCAACGTGCCCGTGGCGCAGATGACCATCAACCCGGACGGCACGTATGCGATACCAGACTTGCTCGACGGCTGGTACTACCTACTGGTCTCGGCGGTGGGCTATGAGCCGTTCGACTCGCGACCGGCGCTGTATGAGGTGGTTCCGAGCGGGATCACTGACGTTCCGCTGATAACGCTGACGCCGTTGCCGCCGCCGACGCCGTAG
- a CDS encoding carboxypeptidase regulatory-like domain-containing protein, with product MIRRIAFAALGAIVAAAVISGCGVSTGGSEGPTATAMRPVGPAAPPATRAEQATANTAAGPGGQVTVFLHTVGTGFQAASVSFDAASLMLQGGKPAALDLAPAASVDAGSFQLIAHGPTPPGTYDSLKLTAKPDAEANTVTFAAGQAPAPLRLPESMDLGLEDADSGADGRLLLVVTADFADLPRQDDVAVAARRFRAAPLAEDGACTITGEVAPSASLARVHACWGETGIAIAMTQADPFTGEYSLAGLPPGRYQLRITAAGHETYRGPEEPVALAAGKTAELPPIVLSRAKVPAGL from the coding sequence TTGATTCGACGGATTGCGTTTGCCGCGCTCGGCGCGATTGTGGCGGCAGCGGTCATCTCCGGCTGCGGCGTATCCACCGGAGGCAGCGAGGGACCGACAGCCACTGCCATGCGACCGGTAGGGCCGGCGGCACCCCCCGCTACGCGCGCCGAGCAGGCAACGGCCAACACGGCCGCCGGCCCGGGGGGCCAGGTCACCGTCTTCCTGCACACCGTCGGAACGGGGTTCCAGGCCGCCTCGGTTTCGTTCGACGCGGCTTCGCTGATGCTGCAGGGGGGTAAGCCGGCCGCTCTCGACCTCGCGCCCGCCGCGAGTGTGGATGCCGGCAGCTTCCAACTCATCGCACACGGACCGACGCCGCCAGGCACCTACGACAGCCTCAAGCTGACGGCGAAGCCCGACGCCGAAGCCAACACGGTGACGTTCGCCGCCGGCCAAGCTCCCGCGCCCCTGCGCTTGCCCGAGAGCATGGACCTCGGTCTCGAGGATGCCGACTCGGGAGCCGACGGCAGGCTCCTGCTCGTCGTCACGGCGGACTTCGCTGACTTGCCTCGACAGGACGACGTCGCCGTCGCCGCCCGCCGGTTCCGGGCCGCCCCGCTCGCTGAGGACGGGGCCTGCACCATCACAGGCGAGGTCGCGCCGTCGGCGTCGCTCGCTCGTGTCCATGCGTGCTGGGGCGAGACGGGTATCGCCATCGCTATGACCCAGGCCGACCCTTTCACCGGTGAATACTCACTTGCCGGCCTGCCGCCCGGACGCTACCAACTGCGGATAACGGCCGCCGGCCATGAGACCTACCGGGGGCCCGAGGAACCGGTGGCCCTCGCCGCGGGCAAGACCGCGGAACTTCCCCCCATTGTGCTCTCGCGCGCCAAGGTGCCGGCTGGGCTGTAG
- a CDS encoding alpha-amylase, with protein sequence MMRAFLLSSLFIVAASAPSIVVSAGKSREPWAAQIRDVIPISLNNSIAYFILLEVDYTEGEAETYVLPLMAATSVQATNVIAKCPNDIVAYLKPKGRNGDEKVLYDAMVDRSFNIFLLKAIGGRRSYQGKVGEVKALPTRIFSDYRKIVNSALEPTTLNVEQSNTSVVYGDKLIVKLFRSPDEGINPDLEIGRFLTQKTKFKNVSQVVGALEYNRQGYQTISLAVAQEFVANEGDAWHYTLDSLERYLEDVLAHPTVQLPPVPRKHLLASRKEPPPLAKETIGPYLNSAELLGQRTAELHKALASVTDDPDFAPEPITFMYQTSLYQSMRTNTIRTLRVLREQLSKIPEDSREDALNVISLENDIIGRYQPIRKQRIVAKRFRCHGDYHLGQVLFTGKDFVIIDFEGEPARPLSERRRKHSPLLDVAGMIR encoded by the coding sequence GTGATGAGGGCGTTCCTGCTTTCCAGCCTTTTCATTGTCGCCGCCTCCGCTCCATCCATCGTCGTCTCCGCCGGCAAATCTCGGGAACCATGGGCAGCACAGATTCGAGACGTTATTCCCATATCTCTTAATAACTCTATAGCTTACTTTATTTTGTTAGAAGTTGATTATACAGAGGGCGAAGCTGAGACTTATGTACTACCGCTCATGGCTGCTACAAGTGTTCAAGCAACAAACGTTATAGCCAAATGTCCTAATGATATCGTAGCTTACTTAAAGCCTAAAGGTAGAAACGGCGATGAAAAAGTACTCTACGATGCCATGGTGGATAGGAGCTTCAATATTTTTCTATTAAAAGCGATAGGCGGCAGGCGTAGTTATCAAGGGAAAGTTGGTGAAGTGAAAGCCCTGCCTACGAGAATCTTTAGTGATTATCGTAAAATAGTCAATTCTGCTCTGGAACCCACTACGTTAAATGTTGAACAGTCAAATACATCGGTGGTTTATGGTGATAAATTAATCGTTAAGTTATTCCGCTCTCCTGATGAGGGCATTAATCCCGATCTTGAGATCGGTCGTTTTCTCACGCAGAAAACAAAATTTAAAAACGTCTCTCAGGTCGTCGGAGCGCTAGAGTACAATCGACAAGGGTATCAAACAATAAGCCTAGCAGTTGCACAGGAATTCGTGGCCAATGAAGGGGATGCCTGGCACTACACATTGGATTCTCTGGAACGTTATCTCGAGGATGTCTTAGCTCATCCCACTGTTCAACTACCTCCTGTTCCACGCAAGCACCTGCTAGCCTCGCGGAAGGAACCGCCTCCTCTGGCAAAAGAAACAATTGGACCATATCTAAATTCAGCAGAACTACTGGGGCAGCGCACTGCTGAACTGCACAAAGCTCTGGCATCAGTAACGGATGATCCAGACTTTGCTCCTGAACCTATTACCTTTATGTATCAAACCTCCCTTTATCAGTCTATGCGTACCAATACCATCAGGACACTGCGAGTTCTGCGGGAGCAACTATCAAAAATCCCGGAGGATTCAAGGGAAGACGCGCTTAACGTAATTAGTCTGGAGAATGACATCATAGGACGATATCAGCCAATACGCAAACAGAGGATTGTAGCGAAACGTTTTCGCTGCCATGGTGATTATCACCTGGGACAGGTGCTTTTCACGGGAAAAGATTTCGTAATAATTGATTTTGAGGGGGAGCCAGCACGACCCCTGAGTGAGCGCCGTCGCAAACATTCACCGTTGCTGGATGTTGCCGGAATGATACGG
- a CDS encoding dCMP deaminase family protein, giving the protein MSDTATESDPGFSRPEWDEYFMLLAKLAAIRSTCLSRPAGAVIVLDRQVLATGYNGSMPGVAHCTEDGVCFRRSFRAGEDDKYDVCRAIHAEANAIAQAARRGVSIEGATLYTTLAPCFVCTKLMASARIVRVVYEHEYESPDRERDEMWRGALAEAGIECEQLTLTAATIERARELMSSITSVRRPLSDTGEPLEE; this is encoded by the coding sequence ATGTCCGATACCGCAACCGAGTCTGACCCCGGCTTCTCCCGCCCCGAATGGGACGAGTACTTTATGCTCCTGGCCAAGCTGGCGGCAATCCGCTCGACGTGCTTGTCGCGGCCAGCGGGGGCGGTGATCGTCCTCGACCGGCAGGTCCTGGCCACGGGCTACAACGGCTCGATGCCGGGCGTCGCCCACTGCACCGAGGACGGTGTGTGCTTCCGCCGCAGCTTCCGCGCCGGAGAGGATGACAAGTACGACGTGTGCCGCGCGATCCACGCCGAGGCGAACGCCATCGCGCAGGCGGCCCGGCGCGGCGTCAGCATCGAGGGCGCGACGCTGTACACCACGCTCGCCCCGTGCTTCGTCTGCACCAAGCTGATGGCAAGCGCGCGCATTGTCCGCGTCGTGTACGAGCACGAATACGAATCACCCGACCGCGAGCGCGATGAAATGTGGCGCGGGGCGCTGGCGGAAGCGGGCATCGAGTGCGAGCAGCTGACCCTCACCGCCGCCACGATCGAGCGTGCGCGCGAACTCATGTCGTCAATCACGTCGGTGCGCCGGCCACTGTCGGATACCGGCGAGCCGTTGGAGGAGTAG
- a CDS encoding Gfo/Idh/MocA family oxidoreductase, whose amino-acid sequence MTNFGIIGCGVIGPTHADAIAAAPEATLVAVCDVIEEKAKALAEKHGAEHHTDYRELLARDDIHAVCICTPSGMHADMAVDAARAGKHVMCEKPMDIHLAKMDAMISECAKAEVKLGVIFQRRTQPVWRKVHDTVQSGTLGKMVLGDAYLKYFRSQEYYDSAGWRGTWQWDGGGALMNQGVHCVDLLQWIMGPVTTIFARADHLVRNIEVEDTAVAALTFANGAFGVLEGTTSVVGMNHRLEFHGDQGTICVDGDDLLKWEVPGETLEGVRASLTIERDGAASDPTAITMTGHARQIADLAQAIREDRKPMVTGEDARHAVEIILGVYRSARSGGPVTLPLESE is encoded by the coding sequence ATGACAAACTTCGGAATCATCGGGTGCGGGGTCATTGGACCGACGCATGCCGATGCCATCGCAGCCGCGCCGGAAGCCACGCTGGTCGCCGTGTGCGACGTCATCGAGGAGAAGGCCAAGGCGCTGGCCGAGAAGCATGGCGCGGAGCACCATACGGACTACCGCGAGTTGCTGGCGCGCGACGACATCCACGCCGTCTGCATCTGTACGCCGAGCGGGATGCACGCGGACATGGCCGTAGACGCCGCCCGCGCCGGCAAGCACGTGATGTGTGAGAAGCCGATGGATATCCACCTCGCCAAGATGGACGCCATGATCTCCGAGTGTGCCAAGGCGGAGGTCAAGCTCGGGGTGATATTCCAGCGGCGGACGCAGCCGGTGTGGCGCAAAGTGCACGATACGGTGCAGTCGGGCACGCTGGGTAAGATGGTGCTCGGCGATGCGTATCTCAAGTACTTCCGCAGCCAGGAGTACTACGACAGCGCGGGGTGGCGCGGCACCTGGCAATGGGACGGCGGCGGCGCGCTCATGAACCAGGGCGTCCACTGCGTGGATCTGCTCCAGTGGATCATGGGGCCGGTCACAACGATCTTCGCGCGCGCCGATCACCTGGTGCGTAACATCGAAGTCGAGGACACGGCGGTTGCGGCGCTGACCTTCGCCAACGGTGCGTTCGGCGTGCTGGAAGGCACGACCTCGGTGGTGGGCATGAATCACCGCCTCGAATTCCACGGCGATCAGGGCACGATTTGCGTGGACGGCGACGATCTCTTGAAGTGGGAGGTGCCCGGCGAGACCCTCGAAGGGGTGCGCGCGTCGCTTACCATCGAGCGCGACGGCGCCGCCTCCGACCCCACAGCGATTACGATGACCGGTCATGCGCGCCAGATCGCCGACCTGGCCCAGGCGATCCGCGAAGACCGCAAGCCGATGGTGACCGGCGAGGACGCTCGCCACGCGGTGGAGATCATCCTCGGTGTGTACAGATCCGCGCGCAGCGGCGGCCCGGTAACACTGCCGCTGGAATCGGAATGA